A single Nitrosospira multiformis ATCC 25196 DNA region contains:
- a CDS encoding adenylosuccinate synthase — MSKNVVVIGTQWGDEGKGKIVDWLTDQAQGVVRFQGGHNAGHTLVIGGKQTVLHLIPSGILRKDVACYIGNGVVVSPQALLDEVGMLERAGIDVLSRLRISEACPLILPCHVALDNAREIARGLGKIGTTGRGIGPAYEDKVARRAVRLQDLFHRDRFAAKLGEILDYHNFVLKNYFQSPVVDFQQTMDETLSLVERIRPMVADVPRLLFEANRAGANLLFEGAQGALLDIDHGTYPFVTSSNCIAGAATTGSGIGPQMLHYVLGITKAYTTRVGAGPFPTELDDDVGRHLAKRGNEFGATTGRPRRCGWFDAAALKRSIQINGVSGLCVTKLDVMDGVETLRLGVGYKMMGKGEEEKFSAIMPVGAEELASCEPVYEEMPGWSGSTVGIRNFEQLPMAARNYLKRMEEVCEVSIDMISTGPDREETIVLRHPFE, encoded by the coding sequence ATGAGCAAAAATGTAGTTGTCATAGGAACCCAGTGGGGTGATGAGGGTAAGGGCAAGATCGTGGACTGGCTTACGGATCAGGCGCAGGGCGTGGTGCGCTTCCAGGGAGGACACAACGCGGGTCATACGCTTGTCATTGGTGGCAAGCAGACCGTGCTACACCTGATTCCTTCCGGAATTCTCCGTAAGGATGTCGCCTGCTATATCGGTAATGGCGTCGTTGTGTCGCCACAGGCGCTTCTGGATGAAGTCGGCATGCTGGAGCGCGCGGGCATCGATGTGCTCAGCCGGCTCCGTATCAGCGAGGCTTGTCCTCTCATTCTACCCTGTCATGTGGCCCTGGATAACGCGCGGGAGATCGCCAGAGGATTGGGTAAAATCGGCACGACCGGGCGGGGTATTGGGCCGGCATATGAGGACAAGGTGGCGCGGCGCGCCGTCCGTTTGCAGGACTTGTTTCATCGTGACCGCTTCGCGGCAAAGCTGGGCGAGATACTGGATTATCACAATTTCGTGTTGAAGAACTATTTCCAATCGCCAGTCGTCGATTTTCAGCAAACCATGGACGAGACGCTCTCACTGGTGGAACGCATCCGCCCCATGGTTGCCGATGTGCCGCGGCTTTTATTCGAAGCCAACCGGGCAGGCGCGAATCTTCTGTTTGAGGGGGCGCAAGGAGCACTGCTCGACATTGATCACGGCACTTACCCGTTTGTTACGTCCAGCAATTGCATTGCCGGCGCCGCAACAACAGGAAGTGGAATCGGCCCCCAGATGTTGCACTATGTGTTGGGGATCACCAAGGCCTATACCACGCGCGTGGGGGCGGGGCCCTTTCCAACCGAACTGGATGATGATGTCGGCAGGCATCTTGCCAAGCGCGGCAATGAATTCGGGGCAACCACGGGGCGTCCGCGACGCTGCGGCTGGTTCGATGCCGCCGCCCTGAAGCGCTCCATCCAGATCAATGGCGTCTCCGGATTGTGTGTCACGAAGCTCGATGTGATGGATGGGGTTGAAACCCTGCGGCTGGGCGTGGGCTATAAAATGATGGGAAAAGGAGAGGAAGAAAAATTTAGTGCCATCATGCCGGTAGGTGCAGAGGAACTTGCCTCCTGCGAACCCGTTTACGAGGAAATGCCCGGATGGAGCGGAAGCACCGTGGGTATTCGGAATTTCGAACAACTGCCCATGGCTGCGCGCAACTATCTCAAGCGTATGGAAGAAGTGTGTGAGGTATCGATAGACATGATATCGACCGGACCGGATCGGGAAGAAACGATCGTGTTGCGGCACCCTTTCGAGTAG
- the hflK gene encoding FtsH protease activity modulator HflK, giving the protein MGLNDPQWGRKKGNSGPPDLDQLWRNFNKKLNNLLKRKGGGRRDSSGGGEGAPPAGPKKYSGGAGLLAGLLLLLWIGSGFYIVNEGQRGIVLRFGKYVESTQAGLRWHLPYPIEVVEPVNVSQVRTVEIGYRNNVRSKVLKESLMLTDDENIIDIQFAVQYILKNPEDFLFTNRDPENAVLQAAETAIREIIGKSKMDFVLYEGREQVAAKATELMQDILDRYKIGIAISKVTMQNAQPPEQVQAAFDDAVKAGQDRERQKNEGQAYANDVIPKAKGNAARLLEEAEGYKQRVIASSEGEASRFKQVLVEYSKAPGVTRDRLYLDMMEQVLSNTSKVIVDQKNGNNLLYLPLDKLIQMSGPSSSSGTVPETQLASPPEPTADAATRTREAFRGRERETR; this is encoded by the coding sequence ATGGGATTAAATGATCCTCAGTGGGGAAGAAAAAAAGGCAATTCCGGTCCACCCGATCTGGATCAATTGTGGCGAAATTTTAACAAGAAGCTCAACAACCTTTTGAAGCGCAAGGGTGGAGGAAGGCGCGACAGTTCAGGAGGGGGTGAAGGCGCCCCCCCGGCCGGTCCCAAAAAATACAGTGGGGGCGCCGGCCTGCTTGCCGGATTGCTTCTGCTGTTGTGGATAGGAAGCGGATTTTATATCGTCAACGAGGGCCAGCGCGGTATCGTGTTGCGGTTCGGAAAATATGTGGAGAGTACGCAGGCAGGCTTGCGCTGGCATCTGCCCTATCCTATCGAGGTCGTTGAACCCGTTAACGTAAGCCAGGTGCGGACTGTTGAAATCGGCTATCGTAACAATGTCCGGAGCAAGGTGCTGAAGGAGTCGCTCATGTTGACCGACGACGAGAACATCATTGATATTCAGTTCGCCGTGCAATACATCCTGAAAAATCCGGAGGACTTCCTGTTCACCAATCGTGACCCCGAAAACGCCGTGCTGCAAGCAGCGGAAACCGCGATACGGGAAATCATCGGAAAGAGCAAGATGGACTTCGTGCTCTATGAAGGGCGTGAACAAGTGGCGGCAAAAGCCACGGAGCTGATGCAGGACATCCTTGATCGCTACAAGATTGGCATCGCCATCAGCAAAGTGACGATGCAGAACGCCCAACCGCCCGAACAGGTCCAGGCGGCGTTCGATGATGCCGTCAAAGCCGGACAGGATAGGGAACGGCAGAAAAACGAAGGCCAGGCCTATGCGAATGACGTGATTCCCAAGGCCAAAGGTAATGCGGCCCGCCTCCTCGAAGAGGCTGAGGGGTACAAGCAACGGGTGATTGCGAGTTCGGAAGGTGAGGCGAGCCGCTTCAAGCAGGTTCTCGTTGAATACAGCAAGGCACCGGGTGTGACGCGTGACCGGCTTTATCTGGATATGATGGAGCAGGTGCTTTCCAACACAAGCAAAGTTATCGTGGACCAGAAAAATGGCAATAACCTTCTTTATCTGCCGTTGGACAAGCTCATACAGATGAGCGGGCCTTCTTCCTCCTCTGGCACAGTGCCGGAGACACAGCTTGCGTCGCCGCCGGAACCTACGGCCGATGCCGCTACCCGCACCCGGGAAGCATTTCGTGGCCGCGAACGGGAGACAAGATAA
- a CDS encoding porin, with product MKCRRKRSSRIPYGVGCFLLIFMSNSIVQAVDIAGWLRENGVRAGGWINAGATYNPGNPVNGYNGPVTFADRANRFQLNQFNLYLQRTVVTEGEAFDLGGRVDFMFGTDAIYTQAFGVPPFDVNTGQVLNRGHWDLNICCSSTRTYGIALPQAYLEAYIPLGNGLNIKAGHFYSPTGYETVPAPDNFFYTHAYTFNNGEPFTHTGAVGNYTVNGNWSVMGGLITGSATGDWDGGFDRELGNWGGLGGITWVSDDKRTSANITGSYSATSTRSNRPWGMYNIVLQHRITPKTHLVLHHVHGYAGGVLLGGVPKNVEWYGINTHLYYDLLEDLSVGIRGEWFRDRDGFRVSSPFRVVAALNHTGISFAGDSSTVRAAPADYYEITFGMNWKPAKRLRLDWKPMQKLNVRPNIRYDRADGIDHSHRPFNNKKDQIIFSLDAMIPF from the coding sequence ATGAAGTGCAGGCGAAAGCGCAGCAGCCGGATTCCGTACGGAGTAGGTTGTTTTTTATTGATCTTCATGAGCAACAGCATTGTTCAGGCGGTTGACATAGCAGGGTGGTTGCGGGAGAACGGTGTAAGGGCGGGCGGGTGGATCAATGCGGGGGCAACCTATAACCCCGGTAATCCCGTCAACGGATACAATGGCCCCGTTACCTTTGCCGACCGCGCAAACCGGTTTCAGTTGAATCAGTTCAATCTATATCTCCAGCGCACGGTAGTCACGGAAGGCGAGGCTTTTGATCTCGGGGGGCGGGTCGATTTCATGTTCGGCACCGATGCGATCTATACCCAGGCCTTCGGCGTTCCGCCATTCGATGTGAATACCGGTCAAGTCTTGAATAGGGGCCACTGGGATCTGAATATATGCTGCTCATCGACCCGGACGTATGGTATCGCGCTACCCCAAGCGTATCTCGAGGCCTATATACCGTTGGGTAATGGCTTGAACATCAAGGCAGGTCATTTTTATTCGCCGACAGGGTATGAAACCGTTCCTGCGCCCGACAATTTTTTTTACACTCACGCCTATACCTTTAACAATGGGGAGCCATTCACCCACACGGGTGCCGTAGGGAACTATACCGTCAACGGGAACTGGTCGGTGATGGGCGGCCTCATCACCGGGAGCGCAACCGGCGATTGGGATGGCGGATTCGACAGAGAGCTGGGAAACTGGGGAGGGCTGGGCGGTATTACCTGGGTCAGCGACGACAAAAGGACTTCGGCCAACATCACGGGGAGCTACAGTGCGACGTCCACCCGCAGCAACAGGCCATGGGGAATGTACAACATTGTGCTGCAACACAGGATCACACCGAAAACCCATCTGGTTCTACACCACGTTCACGGCTATGCCGGCGGCGTTTTGCTGGGAGGGGTGCCAAAGAATGTCGAATGGTATGGCATCAATACCCACCTCTATTATGACTTGTTGGAGGATCTCTCGGTGGGTATTCGCGGCGAATGGTTCCGGGACCGGGATGGTTTTCGCGTCTCTTCGCCCTTTCGCGTGGTAGCGGCGCTCAACCATACCGGAATCAGTTTTGCAGGCGATTCTTCCACAGTGAGGGCGGCCCCTGCGGACTACTATGAAATCACCTTCGGAATGAACTGGAAGCCAGCGAAAAGGTTGCGGCTGGACTGGAAGCCGATGCAAAAGCTGAACGTTCGTCCAAATATCCGCTATGACCGTGCGGACGGCATTGACCATTCGCATCGGCCTTTCAACAACAAGAAGGATCAGATTATATTTTCTCTCGATGCGATGATTCCATTCTGA
- a CDS encoding porin — translation MKRLPKRRRGMIFASAVSLFTTLENPDSAYANTALEWFNDNGIRLGGWINGGATFNPSQLTGFNGPVTFADRSNRFQLNQFNIYVQRPVVAEGSTWDFGGRIDFMFGTDAIFTQAYGVPAFDVNTGQPLNRSNWDLDVCCASTRYYGIAFPQVFAEAYVPVGNGLNVKVGHFYTPIGYESVPAPDNFFYTHAYTMQYGEPFTHTGVLGNYKITQNWTFMGGVTTGSATGGWDGGFDKQLGNWGGIAGITWTSEDMGTSANISGTYSATSTRSDEPWMLYSIVLKHKFTEKTHFVLQHDHGFAGNVLLNNVFYSNVIKDAEWYGINTHLYYDLMPELTIGVRAEWFRDRDGFRVFSPGRVAAATDNRGFSYALGRNQLGNSTSSPADYYAVTVGMNWRAAKRLKLDWKPLQQLNIRPNVRYDAADGLHGIDYRPFGGHKDQVVLSLDFMVPF, via the coding sequence ATGAAACGCCTACCGAAACGCAGAAGAGGGATGATCTTTGCCTCTGCGGTCAGCCTGTTTACAACTCTCGAGAATCCCGACAGCGCTTACGCCAATACCGCCTTGGAATGGTTCAACGACAATGGCATTAGACTCGGGGGCTGGATCAACGGTGGGGCGACATTCAATCCCAGCCAGCTCACCGGTTTCAATGGGCCAGTCACATTTGCCGATCGCTCCAACAGATTCCAGTTAAACCAGTTCAATATTTATGTGCAACGCCCGGTAGTAGCCGAGGGCAGCACCTGGGATTTCGGGGGGCGTATCGATTTCATGTTTGGAACGGATGCAATTTTTACCCAGGCTTATGGCGTTCCCGCGTTCGACGTGAACACAGGCCAGCCTTTAAACAGGAGCAATTGGGATCTTGATGTGTGTTGCGCTTCAACCCGATATTATGGCATTGCGTTTCCGCAGGTTTTTGCCGAAGCCTATGTTCCCGTTGGGAACGGATTGAACGTCAAGGTAGGCCATTTTTACACTCCAATCGGTTACGAGTCGGTACCGGCGCCCGACAATTTCTTTTACACTCATGCCTATACGATGCAGTATGGAGAGCCGTTCACGCATACTGGTGTGCTGGGCAACTATAAAATCACGCAAAACTGGACGTTCATGGGGGGCGTTACCACAGGTAGTGCCACTGGCGGTTGGGACGGGGGATTCGACAAGCAGTTGGGTAATTGGGGGGGGATTGCAGGCATTACCTGGACCAGCGAGGATATGGGAACGTCGGCCAATATCAGCGGAACCTACAGCGCAACCTCGACACGCAGCGATGAACCGTGGATGTTGTACAGCATCGTGCTGAAGCATAAATTCACCGAAAAGACCCATTTTGTGCTGCAACACGACCACGGGTTCGCGGGAAATGTTTTACTGAATAATGTCTTTTATAGTAACGTGATCAAGGATGCCGAATGGTACGGCATCAACACTCATCTGTATTACGATCTCATGCCGGAATTGACGATCGGAGTGCGGGCCGAGTGGTTCCGCGACCGGGACGGGTTCCGTGTATTTTCACCGGGACGGGTGGCTGCCGCCACCGACAACCGGGGATTCAGTTACGCGCTAGGCCGCAATCAGCTTGGCAACAGCACCAGCAGTCCGGCTGATTATTATGCAGTCACGGTAGGCATGAACTGGAGGGCGGCGAAGAGGTTGAAGCTCGACTGGAAGCCGTTGCAGCAGCTCAATATTCGTCCAAACGTTCGCTACGATGCCGCCGACGGATTACATGGCATCGATTATCGGCCCTTCGGGGGGCATAAAGATCAGGTGGTTTTATCCCTTGATTTTATGGTTCCGTTTTGA
- the ilvA gene encoding threonine ammonia-lyase, biosynthetic yields MKNSYLERILTARVYDVAIESPLELAPNLSTRINNQLFLKREDVQDVFSFKVRGAYNKMVKLSPAALERGVVTASAGNHAQGVALAAQRLGCRATIVMPVTTPQIKLQAVEARGATVVSYGDSYDEAYAHAHEFAEKNQVTFVHPYDDPDVIAGQGTIGMEILRQHPGEIHAIFAPIGGGGLISGVAAYVKRLYPEIRIIGVEPVDADSMYQSLKKNRRVRLARVGLFADGVAVKQVGVETFHLCRELVDEILLVDTDAICAAIKDVFEDTRAILEPSGALSIAGAKAYAKREGIRGKNLIAIASGANMNFDRLRHVSERAELGEQREAVMAVTIPEEPGSFKKFCAMLGPRSITEFNYRFAGPKEAHVFVGVSVRNREEAAKLIKDLENNGLRTEDLSDNEMAKLHIRHLVGGHARDVKNEIVYRFEFPDRPGALMQFLNSMSHHWNISLFHYRNHGADYGRVLVGMEVPPEEKADFKAFLAQLDNRYWDETHNPAYKLFLG; encoded by the coding sequence ATGAAGAACAGTTACCTCGAAAGAATTCTTACAGCGCGGGTTTATGACGTTGCGATAGAGAGTCCTCTGGAGCTTGCGCCGAATCTGTCCACACGTATAAATAATCAGCTGTTCCTGAAACGGGAAGATGTGCAGGATGTTTTCTCGTTCAAAGTGCGGGGAGCTTACAACAAAATGGTCAAGCTTTCTCCCGCGGCGCTCGAACGCGGAGTGGTGACGGCCTCTGCCGGCAACCATGCGCAAGGTGTGGCCCTCGCTGCACAGCGATTGGGGTGTCGGGCAACCATAGTGATGCCTGTCACCACGCCCCAGATCAAGTTGCAGGCGGTCGAGGCACGCGGAGCGACAGTGGTTTCCTATGGGGACTCCTATGACGAAGCCTATGCTCACGCCCACGAATTCGCCGAAAAGAACCAGGTAACCTTCGTACACCCCTATGACGATCCCGATGTCATTGCCGGGCAGGGAACGATCGGAATGGAGATACTGCGCCAGCATCCGGGTGAAATTCATGCGATATTCGCGCCCATCGGTGGAGGCGGGTTGATTTCGGGGGTTGCGGCTTATGTAAAAAGGCTCTATCCGGAAATCAGGATTATCGGTGTGGAACCCGTCGACGCCGACTCGATGTATCAGTCGCTAAAAAAGAACCGGCGTGTCCGGTTGGCGCGAGTCGGATTGTTTGCAGACGGGGTCGCTGTCAAGCAGGTAGGAGTGGAAACTTTTCATTTATGCCGCGAACTGGTCGACGAGATCCTGCTGGTAGACACGGATGCCATCTGTGCGGCAATCAAGGATGTGTTCGAGGATACGCGCGCCATACTGGAACCTTCGGGAGCGCTCTCGATTGCAGGGGCCAAGGCGTATGCAAAGCGGGAAGGTATCCGCGGCAAGAACCTGATTGCCATCGCCTCCGGTGCGAATATGAATTTCGACCGATTGCGCCATGTGTCCGAACGGGCGGAACTGGGAGAGCAGCGGGAAGCGGTCATGGCGGTGACGATTCCCGAGGAACCCGGCAGTTTCAAGAAGTTCTGCGCAATGCTGGGACCGAGAAGTATCACAGAGTTCAACTATCGTTTTGCCGGTCCAAAAGAAGCGCATGTGTTTGTAGGGGTGTCGGTAAGAAACCGGGAGGAAGCGGCGAAACTGATCAAGGATCTGGAGAACAACGGCTTGCGCACCGAGGATCTGAGCGACAATGAAATGGCAAAATTGCATATCCGCCATCTCGTGGGTGGGCATGCACGTGATGTTAAAAATGAAATCGTCTATCGTTTTGAGTTCCCCGATCGTCCGGGGGCGCTCATGCAATTTCTGAACAGCATGAGCCATCATTGGAATATCAGTCTGTTTCATTACCGTAATCACGGGGCAGACTATGGGCGGGTGCTGGTGGGCATGGAGGTGCCCCCGGAGGAGAAGGCGGATTTCAAGGCATTTCTCGCTCAGCTCGACAATCGTTATTGGGACGAAACCCACAATCCGGCCTACAAATTATTCCTGGGATAG
- the hflX gene encoding GTPase HflX, translated as MLDSSSGNAPDTHAAVDSAVLVSLDLNDSDSAENLEELRQLAASDRLAISAVVLGKRLRPDPATFAGSGKVDEIMGAVEQTGASLVIFNHDLSPAQQRNLEQRLRRRVIDRTSLILDIFAQRAKSHEGKLQVELAQLEHLATRLVRGWTHLERQKGGIGLRGPGETQLETDRRLLGKRVKVLKEKLAKFERQRALQRRARRRAQVMSVSLVGYTNAGKSTLFNRLTRGHTYVADQLFATLDATTRKLFIADRGPLVLSDTVGFIRDLPHTLVAAFRATLEETVQADLLLHVVDTSSSNRSEQIDEVNKVLKEIGADRIPQILVLNKTDLVDLPASSPGYQRDEYGRIVQVRLSAKTGEGLEFINLALSEALGERAALREPDNQSEAQDITSGYH; from the coding sequence ATGCTTGATTCCTCTAGTGGGAACGCGCCCGACACTCACGCCGCTGTTGATTCTGCTGTTCTGGTAAGTCTCGATCTAAATGACAGCGACTCTGCAGAAAATCTCGAAGAATTACGGCAACTGGCCGCCAGTGATCGCCTTGCAATTTCCGCTGTAGTGCTGGGGAAACGGCTTCGCCCGGACCCTGCGACTTTCGCGGGTAGCGGGAAAGTTGACGAAATAATGGGCGCGGTGGAGCAGACCGGCGCTTCGCTGGTTATTTTCAATCATGATCTTTCGCCTGCCCAGCAGCGTAACCTGGAGCAGCGGCTCAGGCGGCGGGTCATCGATCGCACGAGCCTTATCCTGGACATTTTCGCGCAGCGCGCAAAGAGCCACGAAGGCAAGTTGCAGGTGGAACTTGCCCAGCTCGAACATCTGGCCACGCGGCTGGTGCGGGGCTGGACACACCTGGAGCGGCAGAAGGGCGGTATCGGCCTGCGTGGCCCTGGTGAAACACAGCTGGAAACCGATCGCCGCCTGCTCGGAAAACGTGTCAAGGTGCTGAAAGAAAAGCTCGCCAAGTTCGAGCGCCAAAGAGCCCTGCAACGGCGCGCCAGGCGGCGTGCGCAAGTGATGTCCGTTTCGTTGGTCGGTTATACCAATGCCGGCAAATCCACTCTTTTCAATAGACTCACTCGCGGCCACACCTATGTTGCTGACCAGTTGTTCGCAACCCTTGATGCCACCACCCGCAAGTTGTTTATTGCGGATCGCGGGCCGCTCGTACTTTCCGACACGGTAGGCTTTATCCGGGACTTGCCGCACACGCTGGTGGCAGCATTCCGGGCGACACTGGAAGAAACGGTGCAGGCGGATTTGTTGCTCCACGTCGTGGATACCAGCAGTTCCAATCGCAGTGAACAGATTGATGAAGTCAACAAGGTGCTGAAGGAAATCGGCGCTGACCGCATTCCACAAATACTGGTTCTGAACAAGACAGATCTGGTCGATTTGCCGGCAAGCTCTCCGGGTTACCAGCGGGACGAGTATGGTAGAATCGTACAAGTTCGATTGAGCGCCAAAACCGGCGAAGGGCTGGAATTTATCAATCTGGCATTGTCCGAAGCACTCGGGGAGCGCGCGGCTTTACGAGAGCCCGATAATCAGTCGGAAGCCCAGGATATAACGAGCGGGTATCACTGA
- a CDS encoding DUF2065 domain-containing protein, protein MWDTLLMAFALMLVLEGLLPFLMPGAWREAFRKLTEAGDNQIRFIGLTSMLVGLLLLYLVK, encoded by the coding sequence ATGTGGGACACTCTGTTAATGGCCTTTGCATTGATGCTGGTGCTTGAAGGACTGCTCCCCTTTCTGATGCCGGGTGCATGGCGTGAGGCTTTCAGGAAACTGACGGAAGCCGGCGACAACCAGATACGTTTTATCGGCTTGACCTCCATGCTGGTCGGGCTGCTCCTGCTCTATCTTGTGAAATAA
- the hflC gene encoding protease modulator HflC, whose product MKNYTPMLLTVLIILFLVASSSLYIVDQRQQAILFQLGEVVDVKTSPGLYFKIPLAQNVRYFDSRILTLDTAEPERFITSEKKNVLVDLFVKWRIVDVKQYYVSVRGDEMLAQTRLSQTVNSSLRDEFGNRTVHDVVSGERDKIMEIMRQKADADARKIGVEVVDVRLKRVDLPQEVSESVYRRMEAERKRVANELRSTGAAESEKIRADADRQREVVLAEAYRKAQEIKGEGDAKAASIYASAYESNPEFYSFYRSLDAYTEIFKNKNDIMVLEPTSEFFKYMRNSGRGGK is encoded by the coding sequence GTGAAAAACTATACTCCAATGTTATTGACTGTCCTTATCATCCTGTTTCTTGTGGCAAGCTCGTCACTGTATATAGTCGACCAGCGGCAGCAGGCGATTCTGTTCCAGTTGGGTGAAGTGGTGGATGTAAAGACATCTCCGGGTCTTTATTTCAAAATCCCGCTGGCGCAGAACGTGCGCTACTTTGACTCGCGCATTCTGACGCTGGATACGGCCGAGCCGGAACGCTTCATAACGTCCGAAAAAAAGAACGTTCTGGTGGATCTGTTCGTGAAGTGGCGTATCGTGGACGTCAAGCAATACTATGTCAGCGTGCGCGGGGACGAGATGCTCGCCCAGACGCGTCTGTCGCAAACGGTCAATTCCAGCTTGCGTGATGAATTCGGTAACCGGACGGTACATGACGTCGTATCCGGCGAACGCGACAAAATCATGGAAATCATGCGGCAAAAGGCCGATGCGGATGCGCGTAAAATCGGAGTGGAAGTCGTAGACGTTCGTTTGAAGAGAGTGGACCTGCCGCAGGAAGTAAGTGAATCCGTCTACCGCAGAATGGAGGCTGAGCGGAAACGTGTGGCGAATGAACTGCGCTCGACCGGCGCCGCCGAATCCGAGAAGATTCGGGCGGATGCGGATCGCCAGCGCGAGGTCGTTCTTGCCGAAGCCTACCGGAAAGCCCAGGAAATAAAGGGTGAAGGCGATGCGAAAGCGGCGAGTATTTATGCCAGCGCCTACGAGTCGAATCCGGAATTCTATTCCTTTTATCGCAGCCTCGACGCCTACACGGAAATCTTCAAAAACAAGAACGATATCATGGTACTGGAACCGACCTCCGAGTTTTTCAAGTATATGAGGAATTCGGGGCGCGGAGGGAAATAG
- a CDS encoding ATP phosphoribosyltransferase regulatory subunit, producing the protein MSAWALPEYIEDILPAEALKIEMMRRRVLDWLFVNGYELVGPPLLEYVESLLTGSGGQMNLRVLKVVDQLSGRMMGLRADMTPQVARIDAHLLNRKGITRLCYAGSVLHARPSGLTRTREPLQIGAELYGHQGLESDLEIQRLMLQSLAIAGVGNIHLDLGHVAVFRGLIRSTGISPDLEMELSGALQGKDKAALKELCAGLKKQVDASVREALQLLPELYGDENVLTLARSALPSYPGIMKALDELEMVASELSPLVDTLAFDLADLRGYHYHSGMVFAAYTDNCPNAIAVGGRYDEVGKAFGRARPATGFSMDLRELSGLMSSDSHPRGILAPFIKEDKALEKKIEQLRNEGQIVIVALPGHENDAGSFNCDKKLVSENGVWSIADALI; encoded by the coding sequence ATGAGTGCATGGGCTCTTCCCGAATACATTGAGGACATTCTGCCCGCTGAAGCGCTGAAGATAGAAATGATGCGCCGGCGGGTATTGGACTGGCTGTTTGTGAATGGCTACGAACTCGTGGGGCCGCCGTTGCTGGAATATGTGGAATCGCTTCTCACTGGCAGCGGAGGGCAAATGAATTTGCGCGTACTTAAGGTGGTGGATCAACTGAGCGGCCGCATGATGGGCTTGCGCGCGGACATGACGCCACAGGTGGCTCGCATCGATGCACACCTTCTGAACCGGAAGGGCATTACCCGACTTTGTTATGCGGGCAGCGTGCTGCACGCACGGCCGTCGGGCCTGACTCGGACCCGGGAACCGTTGCAGATCGGTGCGGAACTTTACGGTCATCAAGGACTTGAAAGCGATCTGGAAATCCAGCGTTTGATGCTGCAATCTCTCGCAATCGCCGGTGTGGGAAACATACACCTGGATCTCGGGCATGTCGCGGTATTTCGCGGCTTGATCAGAAGTACAGGTATCTCCCCGGACCTGGAAATGGAATTGTCCGGGGCCTTGCAGGGGAAGGATAAGGCAGCATTGAAGGAGCTCTGCGCCGGGCTGAAAAAACAGGTGGATGCTTCGGTGCGGGAGGCGCTCCAGCTGCTACCCGAGCTCTACGGGGACGAGAATGTGTTGACATTGGCGCGCAGCGCCCTCCCGTCCTACCCAGGAATCATGAAGGCGCTGGACGAACTCGAAATGGTAGCGAGCGAATTGAGCCCGCTGGTGGATACATTGGCATTCGATCTCGCCGACTTGCGCGGATATCATTACCACAGCGGCATGGTCTTCGCCGCATATACCGACAACTGTCCCAATGCAATCGCAGTGGGTGGACGCTACGACGAAGTTGGAAAGGCATTCGGGAGAGCGCGACCCGCAACCGGTTTCAGCATGGATCTGCGCGAGTTATCCGGTTTGATGTCCTCGGACTCTCATCCAAGAGGAATTCTGGCCCCTTTCATAAAGGAGGACAAAGCGCTGGAAAAGAAAATCGAACAGCTTCGTAACGAAGGCCAGATCGTGATAGTTGCCCTGCCCGGCCATGAGAATGACGCCGGCTCCTTCAATTGCGATAAAAAACTCGTATCGGAAAACGGTGTGTGGTCGATAGCGGATGCACTGATCTGA
- a CDS encoding GNAT family N-acetyltransferase yields MSLYIVRAASWREDAVALRAVREAVFIREQGVPAELEWDEFDDVCVHLLAMNPSGNPIGTARLLPDASIGRMAVLRNWRCKGVGSALLDRLLKEAENRQFPSVTLNAQTHATGFYRKFGFQQAGPEFLDAGIPHVKMMLQFRPLTVDTP; encoded by the coding sequence ATGAGTCTCTACATAGTACGCGCAGCAAGCTGGCGGGAAGACGCTGTGGCACTACGAGCAGTACGAGAGGCGGTTTTTATCAGGGAACAAGGCGTACCTGCGGAACTCGAATGGGACGAGTTCGACGACGTTTGCGTGCATCTGCTGGCGATGAATCCTTCAGGAAATCCGATAGGTACGGCGAGGTTGCTACCGGATGCTTCGATCGGGCGCATGGCCGTGTTGAGGAATTGGCGTTGCAAAGGAGTGGGTAGCGCACTCCTGGATCGGTTGCTGAAGGAAGCGGAAAACCGGCAGTTTCCTTCAGTTACCTTGAACGCGCAGACACACGCAACCGGGTTTTATAGGAAGTTTGGTTTTCAGCAAGCAGGACCGGAATTCCTGGATGCTGGAATTCCTCACGTGAAAATGATGTTGCAATTTCGGCCGCTAACGGTAGACACGCCCTGA